CATCCGGGGGTTCCTGACCGACCCGGAGATCCTGTTCCTGGACGAACCGACCCTGGGGCTGGACGTCAACGCGGCCCGACAGATCCGATCCTTCATCCGGGAGTGGATCCGGGAGCGGCCGGGGCGGACGATCCTGCTGACCACTCACTATATGCTGGAGGCTGATGAGCTCTGTGACCGGGTGGCCATCATCGACCGGGGGCGCATCTTAGCATGTGACTCCCCCGGGAACCTGAAGCGTCGGCTCCAGCGCGACGCGGTCTTCTCCCTGGAGATTGATAGCCTCGTGGGGCCCATCCCTTCTCTTCGCGGGATCCCGGGCGTGCGACAGGCATATTACCGGCCTCGGGACGGGCGGGCGGAGGTGGATCTCATCCTGGAGGAGGAAGGGGTGATCGGGCCGGTCATCTCCGCGTTGACCGCCCACGGCGCCCACATCCTGTCTCTGCGCAAGCGTGAACCCACCCTGGAGGATGTGTTCGTCAGCCTAGTGGGCCGCGGGCTCTCCGAGGCCGAGGAGGAGCCCGAATGAG
The nucleotide sequence above comes from Thermoflexus hugenholtzii JAD2. Encoded proteins:
- a CDS encoding ABC transporter ATP-binding protein, translated to MENRSVPAVRTERLTRVYRVARKRGQPPQERVALHEVDLEIHPGELFGLLGPNGAGKTTLIKILTTLLLPTSGRAWVAGYDVVTQPEAIRRRINMVAGGESCGYGLLTVRENLWMFSQFYGLDNRTARRRIEELLERFGLRDRGDSKMSDLSTGLRQKVNIIRGFLTDPEILFLDEPTLGLDVNAARQIRSFIREWIRERPGRTILLTTHYMLEADELCDRVAIIDRGRILACDSPGNLKRRLQRDAVFSLEIDSLVGPIPSLRGIPGVRQAYYRPRDGRAEVDLILEEEGVIGPVISALTAHGAHILSLRKREPTLEDVFVSLVGRGLSEAEEEPE